The Pristiophorus japonicus isolate sPriJap1 unplaced genomic scaffold, sPriJap1.hap1 HAP1_SCAFFOLD_2279, whole genome shotgun sequence genome window below encodes:
- the LOC139245650 gene encoding homeodomain-interacting protein kinase 1-like, with amino-acid sequence MASQLQVFSPMSVKSSAFCSVKKLKVEPSNWDATGLGCTTKHYNQSKNPSVTQIQANLPHQASSSIVVYDQNLHLPTSGLIPVTSADSGTCRAALSVGSSNGVQSLTRRSTVTLLDTYQKCGLKRKSEEIESSGSVQIIEEHPPPMLQNNTGRTAVGTTATTTSTVTSKNGSSTNEGDYQLVQHEILCSVTSSYEVLEFLGRGTFGQVVKCWKRGTNEIVAIKILKNHPSYARQGQIEVSILNRLSTENADDYNFVRSYECFQHKNHTCLVFEMLEQNLYDFLKQNKFSPLPLKYIRPILQQVATALMKLKSLGLIHADLKPENIMLVDPTRQPYRVKVIDFGSASHVLKAVCSTYLQSRYYRYVDGTERAEH; translated from the coding sequence ATGGCCTCACAACTGCAAGTGTTTTCACCAATGTCAGTAAAGTCCAGTGCCTTTTGCAGCGTGAAGAAACTGAAAGTGGAACCCTCCAATTGGGATGCAACGGGACTGGGCTGCACAACAAAACATTACAATCAGAGCAAAAATCCATCCGTGACTCAAATACAAGCAAATCTGCCCCATCAAGCATCGAGCAGCATAGTGGTTTATGACCAGAATTTACACCTCCCCACCTCTGGGTTGATCCCAGTTACAAGTGCTGACAGTGGGACTTGTAGGGCCGCCCTGTCTGTGGGCTCGTCCAACGGAGTGCAGAGCTTGACACGCAGAAGCACAGTGACGCTGTTGGATACCTATCAAAAATGTGGACTGAAGAgaaagagtgaggagattgagagcAGTGGCAGTGTGCAAATAATTGAGGAACACCCACCTCCGATGCTTCAGAACAACACTGGCAGGACTGCGGTGGGTACTACTGCCACCACCACGTCAACTGTAACTTCAAAGAATGGCAGTTCCACCAATGAAGGGGATTATCAGCTGGTACAACATGAAATACTTTGTTCAGTGACCAGCAGTTATGAGGTATTGGAGTTTCTTGGCCGTGGCACTTTTGGGCAGGTGGTGAAGTGCTGGAAAAGGGGCACCAATGAAATTGTGGCTATCAAGATCTTGAAAAACCATCCCTCCTATGCACGGCAGGGGCAGATTGAGGTGAGCATTTTAAATCGGCTGAGCACCGAGAATGCTGACGATTACAACTTTGTCCGGTCCTATGAGTGTTTTCAGCACAAGAATCATACCTGCTTGGTCTTTGAGATGCTAGAGCAGAACCTGTATGACTTCCTCAAACAGAACAAGTTCAGTCCTTTGCCGTTGAAGTATATTCGACCCATCCTGCAGCAGGTGGCCACGGCCTTAATGAAACTAAAAAGCCTTGGTCTAATTCATGCGGATCTGAAACCAGAGAACATCATGCTGGTGGATCCGACCCGTCAGCCCTATCGGGTGAAGGTCATAGACTTTGGTTCAGCCAGTCATGTTTTAAAAGCAGTTTGTTCGACGTATTTACAGTCTCGGTATTACAG